A DNA window from Solanum lycopersicum chromosome 3, SLM_r2.1 contains the following coding sequences:
- the LOC101251662 gene encoding COP1-interacting protein 7-like isoform X4, whose protein sequence is MEDGMDADVLMDYVEFQIFPSQNRYEAHICYGNKLVTAASGLLEQLILHCPKIKSLHSKGSDANFRFRPLGNLSDAKWFTKSTLIRFLRIISSSPIIDMTKVMVNEISQLEEARKFHVSLYSKDRIGSGEAECDYSSGTVSSLQQEDDNPSSKASKNELLRAIDLRLTALKGELAATLNQAAGTTCSFENIINIEKFSYYLGAVELRNCLQKFIAVSEENRAIAFPGKELSLSKVDVTNDNVGSEGGNSQTSGPSKLDTPVKYSASPAKAAQIERQNSSGSEESACSSEEEQPSVERSRTLIRSASPRRSASPMRRVQIGRSGSRRSTAITIKSLNYFPARERSISHKDDAASGSDEEDSEQTSKKGEKNACRMSVQDAISLFESKQKGQAVDYQRTKSLLSASVGANKGVLRRWSSGVCENYKGSVDVASDDPVSEAINVLESRENETILEKKPDSYPPPVSQDTEAAAADFKQNLPEEKAYSPNVTTEGSFPNQHEEMDEKLNASVEWTRQKEAELDQLLTKMMETKPSKYRNLAASNGKKQSRPAERRGGFYDHYKEKRDEKLRGEAARNRAETDKQLKAMQQILDERKADIVTGNANNVSKKTNIKRTQRTVKKSPESTNTKDGTPKPSVAKKASSKASQLPATRKSWPSLPSPRVAGTSTAKTPSTTNSAGTTTPTRRRSQPTKAVPPTSQKGEKIQPQAKSVKTPPSNIRKNVTNGNDKKQQTLTKASKPSKARVQPTPGDSASSAKPRLSRVAKKSSVVPLESKEAKPFLRKGSGTASGHSPVIKAKVSSQPEKSLRESKDFVQAEENEIASVASSPLNQLQDKGLEELKIHEDENSVIKLDSPQKYENRDSCNKVTPDNEDDFGRMEESALKREVEEESNISPRAWVVIEEQEDQAVPCNDGFGPNESLTDGTTLKISSPRVRHSLSQMLLEESSEDVIDWGNAENPPTMVYQKDVPKGLKRLLKFARKSKTDSNSTGVSSPYVFSEGEEDPEDSKLLTKSSSDNLLRKATLHAKHSGQPKMSSEDYELSAQTSIGRIAAQKLQASRLSAPASTTKASRSFFSLSAFKGSK, encoded by the exons ATGGAGGATGGAATGGATGCTGATGTCTTGATGGACTATGTTGAATTTCAGATTTTTCCAAGCCAGAACAG GTACGAGGCACATATCTGCTATGGCAACAAGTTAGTAACAGCGGCCTCTGGACTTCTGGAGCAGTTGATACTTCATTGTcccaaaatcaaatctttgCACTCAAAGGGTTCAGATGCCAATTTCAGATTTAGACCTCTAGGGAATCTTAGTGATGCTAAATGGTTTACAAAATCCACATTGATCAG GTTTCTTCGTATTATCAGCTCATCACCTATAATTGATATGACCAAGGTCATGGTAAATGAAATATCTCAGCTTGAAGAAGCTCGGAAATTTCATGTTTCTTTATATTCAAAG GATCGTATTGGGAGCGGGGAAGCAG AATGCGATTACTCAAGTGGTACAGTGTCATCATTGCAGCAA GAAGATGATAACCCTTCATCGAAAGCTTCCAA GAATGAATTGCTGAGGGCAATAGATTTGAGGTTGACTGCTTTGAAAGGGGAATTAGCTGCTACTTTAAACCAAGCTGCTGGCACTACATgctcttttgaaaatattattaacattGAAAAGTTCTCTTACTATCTGGGGGCTGTTGAATTAAG GAACTGTCTGCAGAAGTTTATTGCTGTGAGCGAGGAGAACAGGGCTATTGCTTTTCCGGGTAAAGAGTTGTCGCTTTCAAAAGTTGATGTCACAAATGACAATGTTGGTTCAGAAGGGGGCAATTCTCAAACATCTGGACCATCAAAGTTGGATACACCAGTGAAGTATAGTGCTTCCCCTGCAAAAGCTGCACAGATAGAGAGGCAAAACTCATCAGGAAGCGAAGAATCTGCTTGTTCAAGTGAGGAGGAACAACCATCAGTGGAAAGAAGTCGTACTCTCATAAGATCTGCATCTCCGAGAAGGTCTGCATCTCCAATGCGAAGAGTCCAAATCGGGCGGTCTGGGTCACGAAGATCCACTGCTATAACGATTAAGAGTCTAAATTACTTTCCTGCCAGAGAAAGATCTATCTCTCATAAAGATGATGCTGCTAGCGGTAGTGATGAGGAAGATTCTGAGCAAACCTCAAAAAAGGGTGAGAAGAATGCCTGTAGAATGAGTGTGCAAGATGCAATCAGTCTCTTTGAGAGCAAACAGAAAGGGCAAGCTGTTGATTATCAAAGGACAAAGTCATTATTAAGTGCGTCAGTTGGTGCTAATAAAGGGGTTTTGAGAAGATGGAGTTCAGGTGTGTGTGAAAACTATAAAGGCTCTGTTGATGTTGCTTCTGATGATCCAGTTTCCGAGGCTATCAATGTATTGGAAAGTCGAGAAAATGAGACAATTTTGGAAAAGAAACCCGATTCGTATCCTCCTCCTGTAAGCCAGGACACCGAAGCGGCTGCTGCTGATTTCAAACAAAACTTACCTGAAGAAAAAGCATATAGTCCAAATGTTACAACTGAGGGATCTTTCCCTAACCAACATGAAGAAATGGATGAAAAGTTAAATGCCTCAGTTGAATGGACTCGACAAAAGGAAGCAGAGCTAGACCAATTGCTTACAAAAATGATGGAAACCAAGCCTAGCAAATATCGGAACTTGGCAGCAAGTAATGGAAAAAAACAGAGCCGTCCCGCCGAGCGTCGAGGTGGTTTCTATGATCATTACAAAGAGAAGAGGGATGAGAAGCTTCGTGGTGAAGCTGCTAGGAATAGAGCAGAGACGGATAAACAATTGAAAGCAATGCAACAAATTCTTGATGAAAGAAAAGCTGACATTGTCACAGGAAATGCAAATAATGTtagtaaaaaaacaaatattaagaGAACCCAGAGAACAGTCAAGAAATCCCCTGAATCCACAAATACCAAGGATGGAACTCCCAAACCTTCTGTTGCAAAGAAAGCTTCATCAAAAGCATCGCAACTTCCAGCAACACGGAAATCATGGCCGTCTTTGCCGTCACCAAGAGTTGCAGGGACATCAACTGCTAAAACTCCTTCTACAACAAATTCTGCAGGTACTACTACACCTACCCGTAGAAGATCACAGCCAACAAAAGCAGTTCCTCCGACAAGCCAAAAGGGTGAGAAGATACAACCCCAAGCAAAATCTGTTAAAACACCCCCGAGTAATATCAGAAAGAATGTTACAAATGGGAATGACAAGAAACAGCAGACTTTGACAAAAGCTAGCAAACCTTCAAAAGCCAGAGTTCAGCCTACCCCTGGAGATTCTGCATCCTCTGCTAAACCTAGACTCAGCAGGGTAGCCAAGAAAAGTAGTGTGGTGCCTCTGGAATCAAAGGAGGCAAAGCCTTTTCTTCGTAAGGGGTCTGGTACTGCATCTGGTCATAGTCCAGTCATAAAGGCCAAAGTTTCATCTCAGCCTGAAAAATCTTTGAGGGAATCTAAGGACTTTGTTCAAGCTGAGGAGAATGAAATTGCTTCTGTTGCTTCTAGTCCTCTTAATCAACTGCAGGACAAGGGTCTTGAGGAGTTAAAGATCCATGAAGATGAAAACTCCGTAATTAAGTTAGACAGCcctcaaaaatatgaaaataggGATAGCTGCAATAAGGTTACACCAGATAATGAAGATGATTTTGGAAGGATGGAAGAGTCTGCACTGAAAAGAGAGGTTGAAGAGGAATCTAACATTTCTCCTCGCGCCTGGGTGGTAATAGAGGAGCAGGAGGATCAAGCCGTTCCATGTAATGATGGTTTTGGTCCCAATGAATCTCTGACTGATGGTACAACTTTAAAAATCTCAAGTCCCCGAGTTCGTCATTCTCTGTCTCAAATGTTGCTAGAGGAAAGCAGTGAAGATGTTATTGACTGGGGTAATGCTGAGAATCCTCCTACCATGGTATATCAGAAGGATGTGCCGAAAGGATTGAAGCGGCTTCTAAAGTTTGCTCGTAAGAGTAAGACTGATTCAAATTCAACTGGTGTTTCAAGCCCATATGTCTTCTCAGAAGGAGAGGAGGATCCAGAGGATTCTAAACTTCTCACCAAAAGTAGTTCGGACAATCTATTGAGAAAGGCTACACTTCATGCCAAGCATTCTGGACAACCAAAAATGTCTTCGGAAGACTATGAGCTATCCG CTCAAACAAGTATTGGCAGAATTGCTGCTCAGAAACTGCAAGCAAGCCGGCTTTCAGCTCCAGCAAGTACAACAAAAG CATCAAGATCATTCTTTTCTCTTTCAGCATTCAAGGGAAGTAAGTAA
- the LOC101251662 gene encoding uncharacterized protein isoform X7 has protein sequence MKYLSLKKLGNFMFLYIQRIVLGAGKQQNAITQVVQCHHCSKKMITLHRKLPNLRLTALKGELAATLNQAAGTTCSFENIINIEKFSYYLGAVELRNCLQKFIAVSEENRAIAFPGKELSLSKVDVTNDNVGSEGGNSQTSGPSKLDTPVKYSASPAKAAQIERQNSSGSEESACSSEEEQPSVERSRTLIRSASPRRSASPMRRVQIGRSGSRRSTAITIKSLNYFPARERSISHKDDAASGSDEEDSEQTSKKGEKNACRMSVQDAISLFESKQKGQAVDYQRTKSLLSASVGANKGVLRRWSSGVCENYKGSVDVASDDPVSEAINVLESRENETILEKKPDSYPPPVSQDTEAAAADFKQNLPEEKAYSPNVTTEGSFPNQHEEMDEKLNASVEWTRQKEAELDQLLTKMMETKPSKYRNLAASNGKKQSRPAERRGGFYDHYKEKRDEKLRGEAARNRAETDKQLKAMQQILDERKADIVTGNANNVSKKTNIKRTQRTVKKSPESTNTKDGTPKPSVAKKASSKASQLPATRKSWPSLPSPRVAGTSTAKTPSTTNSAGTTTPTRRRSQPTKAVPPTSQKGEKIQPQAKSVKTPPSNIRKNVTNGNDKKQQTLTKASKPSKARVQPTPGDSASSAKPRLSRVAKKSSVVPLESKEAKPFLRKGSGTASGHSPVIKAKVSSQPEKSLRESKDFVQAEENEIASVASSPLNQLQDKGLEELKIHEDENSVIKLDSPQKYENRDSCNKVTPDNEDDFGRMEESALKREVEEESNISPRAWVVIEEQEDQAVPCNDGFGPNESLTDGTTLKISSPRVRHSLSQMLLEESSEDVIDWGNAENPPTMVYQKDVPKGLKRLLKFARKSKTDSNSTGVSSPYVFSEGEEDPEDSKLLTKSSSDNLLRKATLHAKHSGQPKMSSEDYELSAQTSIGRIAAQKLQASRLSAPASTTKASRSFFSLSAFKGSK, from the exons ATGAAATATCTCAGCTTGAAGAAGCTCGGAAATTTCATGTTTCTTTATATTCAAAG GATCGTATTGGGAGCGGGGAAGCAG CAGAATGCGATTACTCAAGTGGTACAGTGTCATCATTGCAGCAA GAAGATGATAACCCTTCATCGAAAGCTTCCAA ATTTGAGGTTGACTGCTTTGAAAGGGGAATTAGCTGCTACTTTAAACCAAGCTGCTGGCACTACATgctcttttgaaaatattattaacattGAAAAGTTCTCTTACTATCTGGGGGCTGTTGAATTAAG GAACTGTCTGCAGAAGTTTATTGCTGTGAGCGAGGAGAACAGGGCTATTGCTTTTCCGGGTAAAGAGTTGTCGCTTTCAAAAGTTGATGTCACAAATGACAATGTTGGTTCAGAAGGGGGCAATTCTCAAACATCTGGACCATCAAAGTTGGATACACCAGTGAAGTATAGTGCTTCCCCTGCAAAAGCTGCACAGATAGAGAGGCAAAACTCATCAGGAAGCGAAGAATCTGCTTGTTCAAGTGAGGAGGAACAACCATCAGTGGAAAGAAGTCGTACTCTCATAAGATCTGCATCTCCGAGAAGGTCTGCATCTCCAATGCGAAGAGTCCAAATCGGGCGGTCTGGGTCACGAAGATCCACTGCTATAACGATTAAGAGTCTAAATTACTTTCCTGCCAGAGAAAGATCTATCTCTCATAAAGATGATGCTGCTAGCGGTAGTGATGAGGAAGATTCTGAGCAAACCTCAAAAAAGGGTGAGAAGAATGCCTGTAGAATGAGTGTGCAAGATGCAATCAGTCTCTTTGAGAGCAAACAGAAAGGGCAAGCTGTTGATTATCAAAGGACAAAGTCATTATTAAGTGCGTCAGTTGGTGCTAATAAAGGGGTTTTGAGAAGATGGAGTTCAGGTGTGTGTGAAAACTATAAAGGCTCTGTTGATGTTGCTTCTGATGATCCAGTTTCCGAGGCTATCAATGTATTGGAAAGTCGAGAAAATGAGACAATTTTGGAAAAGAAACCCGATTCGTATCCTCCTCCTGTAAGCCAGGACACCGAAGCGGCTGCTGCTGATTTCAAACAAAACTTACCTGAAGAAAAAGCATATAGTCCAAATGTTACAACTGAGGGATCTTTCCCTAACCAACATGAAGAAATGGATGAAAAGTTAAATGCCTCAGTTGAATGGACTCGACAAAAGGAAGCAGAGCTAGACCAATTGCTTACAAAAATGATGGAAACCAAGCCTAGCAAATATCGGAACTTGGCAGCAAGTAATGGAAAAAAACAGAGCCGTCCCGCCGAGCGTCGAGGTGGTTTCTATGATCATTACAAAGAGAAGAGGGATGAGAAGCTTCGTGGTGAAGCTGCTAGGAATAGAGCAGAGACGGATAAACAATTGAAAGCAATGCAACAAATTCTTGATGAAAGAAAAGCTGACATTGTCACAGGAAATGCAAATAATGTtagtaaaaaaacaaatattaagaGAACCCAGAGAACAGTCAAGAAATCCCCTGAATCCACAAATACCAAGGATGGAACTCCCAAACCTTCTGTTGCAAAGAAAGCTTCATCAAAAGCATCGCAACTTCCAGCAACACGGAAATCATGGCCGTCTTTGCCGTCACCAAGAGTTGCAGGGACATCAACTGCTAAAACTCCTTCTACAACAAATTCTGCAGGTACTACTACACCTACCCGTAGAAGATCACAGCCAACAAAAGCAGTTCCTCCGACAAGCCAAAAGGGTGAGAAGATACAACCCCAAGCAAAATCTGTTAAAACACCCCCGAGTAATATCAGAAAGAATGTTACAAATGGGAATGACAAGAAACAGCAGACTTTGACAAAAGCTAGCAAACCTTCAAAAGCCAGAGTTCAGCCTACCCCTGGAGATTCTGCATCCTCTGCTAAACCTAGACTCAGCAGGGTAGCCAAGAAAAGTAGTGTGGTGCCTCTGGAATCAAAGGAGGCAAAGCCTTTTCTTCGTAAGGGGTCTGGTACTGCATCTGGTCATAGTCCAGTCATAAAGGCCAAAGTTTCATCTCAGCCTGAAAAATCTTTGAGGGAATCTAAGGACTTTGTTCAAGCTGAGGAGAATGAAATTGCTTCTGTTGCTTCTAGTCCTCTTAATCAACTGCAGGACAAGGGTCTTGAGGAGTTAAAGATCCATGAAGATGAAAACTCCGTAATTAAGTTAGACAGCcctcaaaaatatgaaaataggGATAGCTGCAATAAGGTTACACCAGATAATGAAGATGATTTTGGAAGGATGGAAGAGTCTGCACTGAAAAGAGAGGTTGAAGAGGAATCTAACATTTCTCCTCGCGCCTGGGTGGTAATAGAGGAGCAGGAGGATCAAGCCGTTCCATGTAATGATGGTTTTGGTCCCAATGAATCTCTGACTGATGGTACAACTTTAAAAATCTCAAGTCCCCGAGTTCGTCATTCTCTGTCTCAAATGTTGCTAGAGGAAAGCAGTGAAGATGTTATTGACTGGGGTAATGCTGAGAATCCTCCTACCATGGTATATCAGAAGGATGTGCCGAAAGGATTGAAGCGGCTTCTAAAGTTTGCTCGTAAGAGTAAGACTGATTCAAATTCAACTGGTGTTTCAAGCCCATATGTCTTCTCAGAAGGAGAGGAGGATCCAGAGGATTCTAAACTTCTCACCAAAAGTAGTTCGGACAATCTATTGAGAAAGGCTACACTTCATGCCAAGCATTCTGGACAACCAAAAATGTCTTCGGAAGACTATGAGCTATCCG CTCAAACAAGTATTGGCAGAATTGCTGCTCAGAAACTGCAAGCAAGCCGGCTTTCAGCTCCAGCAAGTACAACAAAAG CATCAAGATCATTCTTTTCTCTTTCAGCATTCAAGGGAAGTAAGTAA
- the LOC101251662 gene encoding uncharacterized protein isoform X6, whose amino-acid sequence MKYLSLKKLGNFMFLYIQRVLRIVLGAGKQNAITQVVQCHHCSKKMITLHRKLPNLRLTALKGELAATLNQAAGTTCSFENIINIEKFSYYLGAVELRNCLQKFIAVSEENRAIAFPGKELSLSKVDVTNDNVGSEGGNSQTSGPSKLDTPVKYSASPAKAAQIERQNSSGSEESACSSEEEQPSVERSRTLIRSASPRRSASPMRRVQIGRSGSRRSTAITIKSLNYFPARERSISHKDDAASGSDEEDSEQTSKKGEKNACRMSVQDAISLFESKQKGQAVDYQRTKSLLSASVGANKGVLRRWSSGVCENYKGSVDVASDDPVSEAINVLESRENETILEKKPDSYPPPVSQDTEAAAADFKQNLPEEKAYSPNVTTEGSFPNQHEEMDEKLNASVEWTRQKEAELDQLLTKMMETKPSKYRNLAASNGKKQSRPAERRGGFYDHYKEKRDEKLRGEAARNRAETDKQLKAMQQILDERKADIVTGNANNVSKKTNIKRTQRTVKKSPESTNTKDGTPKPSVAKKASSKASQLPATRKSWPSLPSPRVAGTSTAKTPSTTNSAGTTTPTRRRSQPTKAVPPTSQKGEKIQPQAKSVKTPPSNIRKNVTNGNDKKQQTLTKASKPSKARVQPTPGDSASSAKPRLSRVAKKSSVVPLESKEAKPFLRKGSGTASGHSPVIKAKVSSQPEKSLRESKDFVQAEENEIASVASSPLNQLQDKGLEELKIHEDENSVIKLDSPQKYENRDSCNKVTPDNEDDFGRMEESALKREVEEESNISPRAWVVIEEQEDQAVPCNDGFGPNESLTDGTTLKISSPRVRHSLSQMLLEESSEDVIDWGNAENPPTMVYQKDVPKGLKRLLKFARKSKTDSNSTGVSSPYVFSEGEEDPEDSKLLTKSSSDNLLRKATLHAKHSGQPKMSSEDYELSAQTSIGRIAAQKLQASRLSAPASTTKASRSFFSLSAFKGSK is encoded by the exons ATGAAATATCTCAGCTTGAAGAAGCTCGGAAATTTCATGTTTCTTTATATTCAAAG GGTCCTCAGGATCGTATTGGGAGCGGGGAAGCAG AATGCGATTACTCAAGTGGTACAGTGTCATCATTGCAGCAA GAAGATGATAACCCTTCATCGAAAGCTTCCAA ATTTGAGGTTGACTGCTTTGAAAGGGGAATTAGCTGCTACTTTAAACCAAGCTGCTGGCACTACATgctcttttgaaaatattattaacattGAAAAGTTCTCTTACTATCTGGGGGCTGTTGAATTAAG GAACTGTCTGCAGAAGTTTATTGCTGTGAGCGAGGAGAACAGGGCTATTGCTTTTCCGGGTAAAGAGTTGTCGCTTTCAAAAGTTGATGTCACAAATGACAATGTTGGTTCAGAAGGGGGCAATTCTCAAACATCTGGACCATCAAAGTTGGATACACCAGTGAAGTATAGTGCTTCCCCTGCAAAAGCTGCACAGATAGAGAGGCAAAACTCATCAGGAAGCGAAGAATCTGCTTGTTCAAGTGAGGAGGAACAACCATCAGTGGAAAGAAGTCGTACTCTCATAAGATCTGCATCTCCGAGAAGGTCTGCATCTCCAATGCGAAGAGTCCAAATCGGGCGGTCTGGGTCACGAAGATCCACTGCTATAACGATTAAGAGTCTAAATTACTTTCCTGCCAGAGAAAGATCTATCTCTCATAAAGATGATGCTGCTAGCGGTAGTGATGAGGAAGATTCTGAGCAAACCTCAAAAAAGGGTGAGAAGAATGCCTGTAGAATGAGTGTGCAAGATGCAATCAGTCTCTTTGAGAGCAAACAGAAAGGGCAAGCTGTTGATTATCAAAGGACAAAGTCATTATTAAGTGCGTCAGTTGGTGCTAATAAAGGGGTTTTGAGAAGATGGAGTTCAGGTGTGTGTGAAAACTATAAAGGCTCTGTTGATGTTGCTTCTGATGATCCAGTTTCCGAGGCTATCAATGTATTGGAAAGTCGAGAAAATGAGACAATTTTGGAAAAGAAACCCGATTCGTATCCTCCTCCTGTAAGCCAGGACACCGAAGCGGCTGCTGCTGATTTCAAACAAAACTTACCTGAAGAAAAAGCATATAGTCCAAATGTTACAACTGAGGGATCTTTCCCTAACCAACATGAAGAAATGGATGAAAAGTTAAATGCCTCAGTTGAATGGACTCGACAAAAGGAAGCAGAGCTAGACCAATTGCTTACAAAAATGATGGAAACCAAGCCTAGCAAATATCGGAACTTGGCAGCAAGTAATGGAAAAAAACAGAGCCGTCCCGCCGAGCGTCGAGGTGGTTTCTATGATCATTACAAAGAGAAGAGGGATGAGAAGCTTCGTGGTGAAGCTGCTAGGAATAGAGCAGAGACGGATAAACAATTGAAAGCAATGCAACAAATTCTTGATGAAAGAAAAGCTGACATTGTCACAGGAAATGCAAATAATGTtagtaaaaaaacaaatattaagaGAACCCAGAGAACAGTCAAGAAATCCCCTGAATCCACAAATACCAAGGATGGAACTCCCAAACCTTCTGTTGCAAAGAAAGCTTCATCAAAAGCATCGCAACTTCCAGCAACACGGAAATCATGGCCGTCTTTGCCGTCACCAAGAGTTGCAGGGACATCAACTGCTAAAACTCCTTCTACAACAAATTCTGCAGGTACTACTACACCTACCCGTAGAAGATCACAGCCAACAAAAGCAGTTCCTCCGACAAGCCAAAAGGGTGAGAAGATACAACCCCAAGCAAAATCTGTTAAAACACCCCCGAGTAATATCAGAAAGAATGTTACAAATGGGAATGACAAGAAACAGCAGACTTTGACAAAAGCTAGCAAACCTTCAAAAGCCAGAGTTCAGCCTACCCCTGGAGATTCTGCATCCTCTGCTAAACCTAGACTCAGCAGGGTAGCCAAGAAAAGTAGTGTGGTGCCTCTGGAATCAAAGGAGGCAAAGCCTTTTCTTCGTAAGGGGTCTGGTACTGCATCTGGTCATAGTCCAGTCATAAAGGCCAAAGTTTCATCTCAGCCTGAAAAATCTTTGAGGGAATCTAAGGACTTTGTTCAAGCTGAGGAGAATGAAATTGCTTCTGTTGCTTCTAGTCCTCTTAATCAACTGCAGGACAAGGGTCTTGAGGAGTTAAAGATCCATGAAGATGAAAACTCCGTAATTAAGTTAGACAGCcctcaaaaatatgaaaataggGATAGCTGCAATAAGGTTACACCAGATAATGAAGATGATTTTGGAAGGATGGAAGAGTCTGCACTGAAAAGAGAGGTTGAAGAGGAATCTAACATTTCTCCTCGCGCCTGGGTGGTAATAGAGGAGCAGGAGGATCAAGCCGTTCCATGTAATGATGGTTTTGGTCCCAATGAATCTCTGACTGATGGTACAACTTTAAAAATCTCAAGTCCCCGAGTTCGTCATTCTCTGTCTCAAATGTTGCTAGAGGAAAGCAGTGAAGATGTTATTGACTGGGGTAATGCTGAGAATCCTCCTACCATGGTATATCAGAAGGATGTGCCGAAAGGATTGAAGCGGCTTCTAAAGTTTGCTCGTAAGAGTAAGACTGATTCAAATTCAACTGGTGTTTCAAGCCCATATGTCTTCTCAGAAGGAGAGGAGGATCCAGAGGATTCTAAACTTCTCACCAAAAGTAGTTCGGACAATCTATTGAGAAAGGCTACACTTCATGCCAAGCATTCTGGACAACCAAAAATGTCTTCGGAAGACTATGAGCTATCCG CTCAAACAAGTATTGGCAGAATTGCTGCTCAGAAACTGCAAGCAAGCCGGCTTTCAGCTCCAGCAAGTACAACAAAAG CATCAAGATCATTCTTTTCTCTTTCAGCATTCAAGGGAAGTAAGTAA